The Methanofollis sp. sequence GGTGTTCTCCGCCGAACCGAGGTCCGGGCGGTTGATGGGGTATCGTTCGGGATCGAAAAGGGCGAGACGCTCGGGCTCGTCGGTGAGAGCGGGTGCGGGAAGACGACGCTCGGTCGTTCTCTCCTCCGCCTCATCGAACCTACCGGTGGCCGCGTCATCTTTGACGGCACCGATATTACGGCGCTTTCTCGAAAGGATCTTCGACGGTTCAGGCCGCGGATGCAGATGATCTTCCAGGACGCCTATGCCTCGCTCAACCCGAGGATGCGCGTCCGTGAGAGTATTGCCGAGCCACTCAGGATCCACGGGCTCGAAGACCGCACGGGCATCGACCGCCGGGTGAGAGACCTGGTCGAGATGGTGGGGCTGAATGAGGAGCACCTGAACCGCAGGCCGTACGAACTCTCCGGGGGGCAGAACCAGCGGGTGGTCCTTGCCCGCGTTCTTGCCCTGGAACCCGAGTTCATCGTGGCCGACGAACCCACGGCGGGCCTTGACGTCTCGGTCCAGGCCCAGATCCTCACGCTCTTCCGGGATCTGGGGCGGGACTATCATACGGCCTGCCTCTACATCTCCCACGACCTTGGAGTCGTCCGGGCGATGAGTGACCGGGT is a genomic window containing:
- a CDS encoding ABC transporter ATP-binding protein translates to MIDVCDLKTYYSTGVLRRTEVRAVDGVSFGIEKGETLGLVGESGCGKTTLGRSLLRLIEPTGGRVIFDGTDITALSRKDLRRFRPRMQMIFQDAYASLNPRMRVRESIAEPLRIHGLEDRTGIDRRVRDLVEMVGLNEEHLNRRPYELSGGQNQRVVLARVLALEPEFIVADEPTAGLDVSVQAQILTLFRDLGRDYHTACLYISHDLGVVRAMSDRVAIMLKGRIVEIGPTVDVLDRPCHSYTRRLVAASSADRGVSRPAPCPVPPGSPAMVEVQSGHWVEAAAR